One part of the Ziziphus jujuba cultivar Dongzao chromosome 2, ASM3175591v1 genome encodes these proteins:
- the LOC132800596 gene encoding putative disease resistance protein RGA3: MAADIILSSIAKIIIEELRKVAVKQIASLWGVDDDLQQLEGTISIINSVLADAERKQVQNQQIKTWLERLEDAVYEVDDLVDKISTEALQQQVMTGNIMAKQVRIFCSTSNQFAFRYKMGQKIRFLRRKLDKIADDRMKFHLETGLPLDTHVVTVEPEEHSYERKENVIGRDYEQTEIIKRLFDMNNEENLAVIPIVGVGGLGKTTLARLVYNDAEVRKHFELVMWVNVPKVFDVKLVVKEIMKPEVRDEKTMDELQQDLRLKIGGKQFLLVLDDVWDIDSREKWLKLEELLKDGANRSRIIVTTRDKKIAHVINGREERTYNLGILNDEMAWCLFTKLAFVHRQEPNDPNLVGIGKDIVKKCGGIPLVIRTIASMLYCKNFEEWSSFKGMELSAIDEYDKNIIPILKLSYDHLPSYLKHCFGYCSLFPKNYVFDVEILINLWMAQGFIKLSNDHNQSLEDSGYQHFKNLLYRSFFEVVEIDYHSSKVIKCKMHDCMHDLATLVMGTKGVVLSSDDEKTDERTRHVAFNDFYLGSLQQVQALLVNTKRIRTIFKRDRYYDLSYRVLEESILKCKFLRTLDLQYSSLKRLPASIDKLKHLRYLDLSRNDMKALPNSITRLQNLQTLNVSYCQNLQEIPSGITKMFNLRHLHIESYSGTTLHGMPGGLDQLTNLQRLSLLPQGDLWNQWIPLNNESFILHHISNWKTLDMRGIDDLQHLPDGLKSFTCLQKLRIERCLKLESLSPGLNHLTSLLNLSIKGCPELESIFPSLYHLTSLQRLEIGFCDKLEMSNGGSDATIQWQRFESLSVLILKGLSKLVALSQWLQQLTSLQEIQIIDCPKLKLLPEWIGSLETLEIRECPILLERCRDDIGDYWPLICNINQLILSPVGREAEFSREGVDLQGYQSIPMNSESFFYHLSNLKFLNICYNGDLQHLPDGLKRLTSLETLDIGYCSKLQSLSPGLYHLTSLKRLYIFGIARR; this comes from the exons atggctgCAGATATAATTCTCTCCTCTATTGCCAAAATAATAATCGAGGAATTGCGTAAAGTTGCTGTGAAACAGATTGCCTCGTTATGGGGTGTTGATGACGACCTTCAGCAACTTGAAGGCACCATTTCAATTATCAATAGTGTACTTGCTGATGCAGAAAGGAAGCAAGTGCAAAATCAACAAATCAAAACATGGCTGGAGAGGCTTGAAGATGCTGTTTATGAAGTCGATGACTTGGTGGACAAGATCTCTACTGAAGCTTTACAACAGCAGGTGATGACTGGGAATATAATGGCTAAACAGGTACGGATTTTCTGCTCAACTTCCAACCAGTTTGCTTTTCGTTACAAGATGGGTCAAAAAATAAGATTTCTTCGGAGGAAGCTAGATAAGATTGCTGATGATAGGATGAAGTTCCACTTAGAGACCGGTCTTCCACTAGACACTCATGTAGTGACTGTAGAGCCGGAAGAACACTCATATGAACGGAAAGAAAATGTTATAGGTAGGGATTACGAGCAAACAGAAATCATAAAACGTTTGTTTGATATGAATAACGAGGAAAATTTAGCTGTAATTCCCATAGTTGGTGTTGGAGGCTTAGGAAAAACCACACTTGCACGACTAGTTTACAACGATGCAGAGGTGAGGAAGCACTTTGAGCTAGTAATGTGGGTGAATGTACCTAAGGTTTTTGATGTGAAGTTAGTTGTCAAGGAAATTATGAAGCCTGAAGTAAGAGATGAGAAAACAATGGATGAATTGCAGCAAGATCTTCGGCTAAAAATAGGAGGAAAGCAATTCCTCCTTGTACTTGATGATGTCTGGGATATTGATAGTCGTGAAAAATGGTTGAAATTAGAAGAATTGTTAAAAGATGGTGCAAATAGAAGTAGAATAATAGTAACCACTCGTGATAAAAAGATTGCACACGTTATCAATGGACGAGAGGAAAGAACTTACAACTTAGGCATCTTAAATGATGAGATGGCATGGTGTTTGTTTACAAAATTGGCTTTTGTGCATCGACAAGAGCCAAATGATCCCAACCTTGTGGGAATTGGTAAGGATATTGTGAAAAAATGTGGAGGAATTCCTCTAGTTATAAGAACAATTGCAAGTATgttatattgtaaaaattttgaAGAGTGGTCATCTTTCAAAGGAATGGAATTATCAGCAATAGATGAATATGATAAGAATATCATACCCATACTTAAGTTGAGCtatgatcatctcccatcatATTTGAAACATTGTTTTGGCTATTGTAGCCTGTTTcctaaaaattatgtttttgatgTGGAAATACTAATAAATCTTTGGATGGCTCAAGGATTTATTAAGTTATCAAATGATCATAACCAAAGTTTGGAGGATAGTGGTTATCAACATTTTAAGAATTTACTTTATAGATCCTTTTTTGAAGTAGTTGAAATTGATTATCATTCTTCGAAGGTAATAAAATGCAAGATGCATGATTGTATGCACGACCTTGCAACATTAGTGATGGGAACAAAAGGTGTTGTATTAAGTTCAGATGATGAAAAAACTGATGAAAGAACTCGTCATGTAGCATtcaatgatttttatttggGTTCACTACAACAAGTTCAAGCTTTATTGGTGAATACAAAAAGGATTCGAACAATTTTTAAGCGTGATAGATATTATGATTTATCGTACAGGGTATTGGaggaatcaattttaaaatgcaAGTTTTTACGCACTTTGGATCTTCAATATTCAAGTCTTAAGAGATTACCTGCTTCTATTGATAAGCTAAAGCATCTCAGGTATCTTGACCTGTCAAGGAATGACATGAAGGCTTTGCCCAATTCTATTACAAGGTTGCAAAATTTGCAAACACTAAATGTGTCCTATTGTCAGAATCTTCAAGAAATACCAAGTGGCATTACAAAAATGTTCAACCTCCGACATCTTCATATTGAAAGTTATTCTGGTACCACTTTACATGGTATGCCAGGTGGCCTAGATCAACTGACTAATCTACAAAGGTTGTCATTACTTCCACAAGGGGATTTATGGAACCAATGGATTCCATTGAATAACGAATCCTTTATCTTGCATCATATATCCAATTGGAAAACTCTAGATATGAGGGGTATTGATGATCTGCAACATTTACCAGATGGGTTGAAAAGCTTCACTTGTCTCCAGAAGCTGAGAATTGAAAGATGTTTAAAGTTGGAATCTTTATCGCCAGGCCTGAACCATCTCACATCACTTCTAAATCTGAGTATCAAAGGATGTCCAGAGTTAGAATCTATATTTCCAAGTCTTTACCATCTCACCTCGCTTCAACGATTGGAAATTGGGTTTTGCGACAAGTTAGAGATGTCAAATGGTGGTAGTGATGCAACAATTCAGTGGCAACGCTTTGAAAGTCTTTCAGTTTTGATATTGAAGGGCCTTTCAAAACTAGTTGCTCTCTCTCAATGGCTTCAACAACTCACTAGCCTCcaagaaattcaaattattgATTGCCCCAAATTGAAGTTACTGCCTGAATGGATCGGTTCCCTAGAGACACTGGAAATCAGAGAATGTCCCATCTTGTTGGAAAGATGCCGAGATGATATTGGGGATTATTGGCCTTTGATTTGCAACATCAATCAGCTGATTTTGTCTCCAGTTGGACGAGAAG CGGAGTTTTCACGCGAAGGGGTTGATCTACAGGGATATCAATCGATTCCAATGAATAGCGAATCCTTCTTCTACCATTTATCCAATTTGAAATTTCTGAACATCTGCTATAATGGGGATCTGCAGCATCTACCGGATGGGTTGAAAAGACTCACTTCTCTTGAGACGCTGGATATTGGATATTGTTCAAAGTTGCAATCTTTATCTCCAGGTCTTTACCATCTCACGTCACTTAAACGATTGTATATTTTTGGGATTGCGAGGAGGTAG